Below is a genomic region from Osmerus mordax isolate fOsmMor3 chromosome 22, fOsmMor3.pri, whole genome shotgun sequence.
taaacagATAATTTTGTTCGGACCGAACTTAATGATTGGACAGCATTCGGACCGAATGCAGTGACTAGatgggctacttgtctgtctaccaAGCTACCTCCCGGCAGTAATCAAACAGCACGTTCAAgtgttttgggggagtggctttgaaaagAGGGGGTGGGCTATTTTGggttgaatcctttcaaacttaATCCAAAATTGCTAGGTTCGCAAAATGTACCTACCATGCCTTTAAGGACCTTTTTGACATTGCCTGCGTATACAGAATATTTCTGACCAACTGAGTTTTTCATGACACTTGATTGCATTCACAATACAATGAGTGCCTCTGACTCTGCACTTTGACACACATACCTATATTCAAAATTTCCCAGCACTCCACCTCTAGGCTGTATTCTAATGTTTAGCAATTTTCCTTCTAGCTCTTTGCTTTGTCGAATGAACAAAAAAATATAACTGAAAAAGCTAGATTCCCAGCATGCTGCTGATTGTATGTCCTTGTCTTGTACCTGAGGATCCAAGATTGCTGATGCAGACTAAGAAAACCTGTATTAAACCTAcctaaaagaaagagagagataacagtACTACCATGTCTTATAACAACTTTTTGCATTGTTTACATAGAGCAGATCATGTCTAATTTAACCAGTTTTGCTCAAGCAAAATCATGGTTGTGATTTAAACTGACACTTAACTTGACTCTGAAGTGTGTTACTGCATCTTTTTCTAGTTATGTTTCTGATGGTTTGTATTATAGTACACTGGTGGCGGGATGTTCCTGCGAATCTACTGTCCTTACACTGGCCTGTTTTTTGCACTCTCTGCCAAACTCCTATGGTTTACATAGCAAGGTTTCAAGCTTTATCAGTACTCTTGTCAAATCATGTCAACATGACTGCTTTTTTACTGCAGTTTAATCACATAACTATATATTTATATgagatatttattcattttcataTGTATTCATTAGAATAATCTTTGAATAATGTAGACATTGATTAAATATTAGGAATGTGGCTAATTGCAAGATTGTAATTGAGAAGTTGGTTCAAAAGGGGACCCATGTTGGTCTAAATTGGGTCTGTTGATGTTTGGTTATTTACGGTTATCCATAGTGATTTTATTAAAGTAATGTACAAAATGTGCCTTATTGGTTGTGGAATGAAGTGGAACTATTTTCACTCTTTTTAAGTATTGCTATGTGGAATTATAATGATTATAACTGAGATATTATAGAGCATTTCAACATAAAGAACATATAAATATATGAAGTGAAATCATTTAAAATAATGGGACGTTTTGTATTGCCAGAATATTGTGTACTTGTAAACATCATAATGTAATTTTTATGATGTAATCTTTTTGTATGTCAAGTCATAGGATGGTGCTTCAACCAGAACGATGTTGGTAAAGTATGAAACAAACATGACACGGTTTTTAATTGTGTAACATCACAGTAAAATATGTAAATCATGGGtatattttcagttgatttaagCACAATACCTCGACAGGAAGGTCTCTTTTACATGTCAACTGCAGCTTGTTAGAATACCTGACAGACATCTTAACTTAAATCCATGTCCCTATGTTTGATTGTGTCTTTTTGGATGAAATTTCAGCTTCATCCAAAATGAAAGAGATTCGTATTCCAACACTGTAAATCGATCTTGATAGCTTTTCAGAAAAATGCAATTATCTAATTAAATGTATCTGGTTGCTTGCATGCATTGTTTTGGTGTGGTTGATTTTTGTGACATACTTTTTTTTCACCTCACTGACCACCATTCATATTTCTTGGCAAAACAAACTGGCTTTTCTCACGGGAATAGCCCTATGATGCACTTTTATGAAACCTGACACAGGAAATGCTAGCATTTTGAAACCTTATAGCCTGAGGTTCTACTAAGTTGTTTCTACAAGTCTTGTGTAGAAACAAAGACCTTTGGTTTGACAAGACTTCATACTTTCTTACAGAAAAGCTATAGCTTTAGCCTGTAAGTTCCATATCCATCAGAGACAAGTATAACTAGGCCCTCTATCATCAAATTTTGATTGCTTCAAACCAAGTGGCTGGTTACAAATCCACCTAAGCTTTTTTATATACTTTTGATATGGTCAAGTTAATTAATATTGATGAAACAATGGCCTTTTACTCTCTTTGTGTTAAGGCCTCAATATGGCTGCCCCCGTCACCTAGTCTTTTGTTAAATCACTTGATTCATTGCAGAACCAAGAAGAATTGGAGAGGCTAATAGGAATTCAAAGGTGATCATCAGCATATAGCATAATGCAATTAAATAATCTGCACGCTCCATTCCCAAACTAATTTCAACTGCTGTATGACAGCACTGTGATATTGGAACAATCATGTGAGACTCTTATTAGGTTGTGTTGACATGGTGCTTGACATGCTTACCAGTTAGCACAGCAAGGTGAGAAAGAGGTAGACCAAATCACCAGGTATAATTAGATATATGTAAATGGAAGCAGTATTGAGAACACTTCTTAgttttatgtgtgtgaaaaGAGGCAAAGCCGTATGAAATGTGTCATGATATGACGAACCAATAGCTCTATCTAGGCTAGTTTATGTGTATGTCACAGACCATCTACAGCCAAAAGTCAGACACATTGGTATCTCAATGCAGTGTGTATAACAAGCACTAGGAGAATGAGTAAATTAGCTGCATTGAATAATCGTACAAATCTGGTTGACATATGACCACTAATGCGCTCTATCCCCTGGGGTTTAGGCCTGCCTTAAAGAGACACTGTACTCCAATGTGTCCGCACACTAATTGAAAGGAGCGGGGGAAAGGTGACCAGATTTCAGAAACTCAGGGAGGACAAGGACAGGACCATTTCCTTTGTTTTATGAATGATAAACTGGGACCATATGATGTAAGTCCATTGGCCAGTTGGGAGGAATGCCTGTCAAGTTTGGCGCCAGTGTTGTGTGAGTTTGTTTTTCACTGTCAATCTGAACCACCCCTGTTTTCTGGGTTTATCTTACTCTGTGGCTCTGTAGCTTCCCCCACCCACCTTTGTTTGAGTCAAAacaagtaaatgtgtgtgtgtgtgtgtgtgtttgtgtgtgtgtgtgtgtgtgtgtgtgtggggggggttcttttgcaaacaaacaaaaagatcATGGCTCACTGATGAGAAAGACAGAATTTCGACCCAAAAACATCACATGGTCATCACTGTTATGCTTATAAACCAAGAGTGTACGGTTCGAAACATTGTAAGGATTTTAATTATATCATCAGTTAAATCAAACTCACAAAAACAGAAATATATTCTCAACGTGTCTTCTGTCATTCTCTAAAGGTTTTGGGAGAGTCTGTCAGACAAGCATGATTGCATTTAGAACATTCTGGAAATATTCAATCGGTAATTATCATGCAAAAGCATACACACTCAGTGTTTACACAGCCATTCCAGGTGTTGTCATGAAACATGCTTTAATTAGCCTTAATTAGAACTTGGATAATTGTTCGGGGGATATGGAGAGGCCCATGAATGTTGTCAATATCCATACAGGAGCACTTCCTTATTTAGTCAGTAAATAATTATGATAATCATGATCATAATTAACCAGACTACTCAAGAAACAAAGCTGACCTTCTCTTATAAAACCAATTAAGTCAAAGTTCATCTTCCTTTTGAATCACTGAAAAGGAGTCAGACAATATTGGACACAGCCATCCAGTACTGTAATAACCTGttctattgttgttgtttttacccTCAGGAAGAGGTTGTGTTCTTCTGTATCTCATCAAGGTAGGAACTTCTGGATTATTTTAACCTACTTTTACTTAGATTGGGGTATCTCAGGTGGCTTATGTAATGATTTTATTATTGCattcaataaatacaaaaaaacactCATTCATCTTAGgcctggaagagagagataagtgAACATTCCCCTCCCTGCCTTGACCCTGTGTCACATGACACCTCCATGTGTAGGAGTTGGTCAATTTTCGGACAAACGGGAAATGATAGCAAACCTTGGAATACTCAGAGCCTATCTAATGTATGAGTAAAATGAGTAATTATGCTTTGCCACCCTTCCAACCCAGCTCGGTCCGGTtctccaccccccatcctccaACCTGGAGCAATAATACAAAGGGCATGTGCAAAGCGTGGTGACATTTATCCAGGTCGCATAGCTTTGTGATGAAGAAGATCACATGTATGAATAATGATGCCTGGACAGGAAGTTCTTTCTTTTGCATTTCAATGGACACCTGCCACTCTTTGCCATactgccctcccccacacactctccataaaataaataaatccgtTTTTTTGGAATAGCAGTTATGCTAGGAGTATTTACAAGGTTTCAGTTTGGTGGAGCCAATCCTCATAAAGAACGGTTCCCCATGGCATGACGCTCATTTTCCGTCACTTATATAGAGTTGCTTTGACATTCTTCGCTAATGGACTCCATCCCATTTCAACAACGCACTGCGAAACACTGGCTGCATTTGTCCTCTGAAGTCCTGCCCTGTCCTACTGGCGCCATACCACTGGAGACAACAGACAACGGAATGAATGTCCTCCATGTCTTCCAATGCTGTGTTACATAGTTCCCCCCCACATTGAGAAATTAAAGAGTGTGTGAagtaaacacatctctctctttttctctttctcttcctctctctctctctctctctctctctctctctctctctctctctctctctctctctctctctctctctctctttctctctctctctctctctctctctctgtctttctctctcatcctctctctctcaaatatgTTCCACAGCCTTGCTCTTCAACTCCCCCAACAATGTCCTCTTTGAGACAAGTGTTCACAATACCCTTGAATGTTCTTCCTAATATCAGACGTCAAGTGCGGCTGCCAAAATTACGCACTTGTAGATATGGAATCTGATGGTGACTGGTCTGCTCTCACTTACTGAATTTGCTGCCATATTGTTTGACAGGCAACAAACAGATCTCAGACATCTGCAGCCAATAAAGCATtaataatttgggaagattTTAACATTTACTTTTTACAAATGATTTGCCTGATGCACCGGAGCACAGTTTGTCTCTTCCGTTCTTTTCCAGAACCCACCCCGAAATTGAGCTTTAAGTTTAAAAGTGTTTGGTCCCAGTGCAGTTTTAATCAGAGCTGTTCTACAGAATGTAGATGTCAACCATTGTGCTGCGGGTTCACACTCTCTCTGGCTCTATAAAACTCACCCCCACCGTTCTCACCTATCACGTTTTAATTACCTCCTTAAATGTCACCAGAGAGCGTGCTGTTTTATACATTGGATTAAGATCTCATTAACTTGAAATGGATGAAATCCGCTGTCACCAGCAGAAACTGGAACATGCAGTTACCACTACACTAATGGAGGAGGCCATGAGCAGGCCATTGCTGTTATTTTAACAGCTTCTTTCAAAGTGTTCAAGTTCAGAAACTACCACAAAAGGATGCTATGTGAGGTGAGGTTGATTTAAATGACACCTGAattattttgaaaatgtaaacaatGTTGGTAGGGTGAAGTTAAACATAATTCAGCAAAACAATCTGGCAATTTATTTGTGTGACAAATATGCTTAATTTAAAGAAATACATTTTAGGCCTTCAGAGTGGGTCAAGTCAAGAATGAGTAAGATGTCTTTTAAGAAATTATAATTTTCATTGTACCGTGTAAATGCTTCTTATTCTTGCCCAAAAGCCATAGCGTCAGTTCTACTCCATGGTCCAAAAGGTCAATCCTTGCCTCAAGAATCCAAACTGAAAGTGCTTCCTGTGACCTCCACACCAGGTTGTTCAATAGAGCTCCTTGCAGAAGAAACAGGTAGCCTGCAGCCATGCATAGTTGACATTTGCTTCAATTCAAATGAGACAGGACAATATACATCTCAACGGCCATGTCTTTCTTCTGCCTCGACCACAGCCAAGAGGAGTTCAACTTGGGCAGAGTTGCTCTGCACCAAAAGCAGATAAAAACCTACAATTGACAACATTTTGTCATTCGGCCAAATGGTTATTAATAACTCAAGTACAAAGGTTTGGCATTCGCTAAATAAATCAACTCTGGTCTATTATCATATTGTATGTTATAtaaatattgtatttattttacgtAAAAGAGTGAAAGTACAATTATCTAAAACTGTAAAATGAATGAGAAAATATAAGAATGAATCCAGACGGAATTAATTCAGTTTATCATGTCTTATGGTTGTGATACTTGTTCCAATTATGATCAAATGTCATATAGGCACATGAGACAGTGATTTTGTGCACTATTGAATCTAGGAGCTCAAGCGCCATCTATTGTCTTTCTAGGGTATCAACCACACATGACAGTTTTTTCCAGGACTTTATAACCAACAAAGAAAACTTAAGTGTTTTTATTATCTTTATTTCCAGTAAAATAGACAGCTTTGTGAAATAAATTATTATCACTGCAATAGCCTATATTCAGTTTCATTAGAATGTTCCACTTATATGGCGAGCAGAGCTGCATTAGAGATGTAAAGTTAACAGTAATTACTTTATTGCTTTGTAATAGATTAGAAAATAGACAATTGTATGTTAACTTAAGGTACACAATTTTACCACAGGTGTCATTTACTAAATCATCTAACATGACATAACTttctattctacaattttatcATCCAATTTACTAAAGTAGATTTTTAGACaaaaacatactgtacacaaaatTATGTTCATGCCACAATATCAATAGTTTACACCACCCAGTTCATACACTATCAATACATTGCACCTCTCTCAtcttacacacatgcaaacacattttCCTATATGCCCATATTTTCCCTGTaaacacaaagaacactgaATCCTCTCTAAGTATTTATCATCGACTCAAACTCATCAATCCTTTGCTTGGTGTTACCTTTCCGGATTTTTCTATAGGACACTGTCTTATATATTGACACTTTTGGATGGTTCTTCTCATCACAAGACACCATCTCGCCAGAAGACTCTGAGCTTTGTGAACTATGGGGCCTGTTATCCTGGATCCCACCACaggctccctcttcctctgcctctgtcaggTCCTCAGGCTGTTTGCTGGTTGTGCCCTGAGTTGGTCCTTCATCTGTACTTTTTAGCCCTGCTCCCAATCCAGATTGATCAGTGAGCTTTTCGGTCACTTGCTTAGTATCCTCCATTGATGTCACTTCTTCCTTCAGTGATGTGCAAACTGTTGATGTTTAAGTAACAAGGAGAGACAGGACATCATTTTCATGCAATCATTTTGTAAGTAAATATTCTTGCTGCAGTAACCAAGAGAGGCGTTGATGAATTACAATCTCTTCTTTTGTCTCAGAGAAACAATTTAATGGCTGTCGATTTAGGACAATAGCTGGCATGGCATAAGAAGAAGCAGCTTTGTGGAATGTTAATTCGATTTTAATGATTCAACACCCTAGCCAAATCCTCCACTTTGGGTTTAGAAATGATTCTACAAGATAATTCTTCCTAGTTATATAAGGTCCTCTGGTACATAACATCATGACTAACATTCCACAGTAGGCCTTTTCCAACTGTGAGTCTCATAGTTAACGTTTGAAACAAAATAGTTTTATTCAACATCCGCAATGAGACATAACATGACAGTGTGCACACATTGCTCTCTGTTTTGTTGGTTGCTTTTACGTTTCATTCATCAACATCTGAAATTCACTTTAAGATCTAGCAAATCAATGCAGTGATGCGGTGCACAGGAGCCACCTACCTTGTTCACGTTCACCGTctgtctctgactctgtctgGGTGTCCGGTTCACACTCAGGTTCAGCTGCAGGTGTAGGCTGTGCGTCTTGCACAGGTGGGATCTCTATACCAGGAGGTGTCTCAGGATCAGCTGGTTGTCCTGGCTGCAGGAGCGTCTCGTCTGACTCAATCCCCAAGGGTGGTGTTATGTGATAGTCAGACACCTCTAACCCAGGTGTTCAGCTGGTGTTTCTAGCTCTGGTGGTATCTCCGGGGAGCCTGTCTCTGATCCGGATGGTGATAGTAGCTCAGCTTCGACAATGTGAGTCTCTGTTGGAAGAGAGGActgttgtctctgtgtctcaggATCAGACGTCCTCGCGTGTGTCTGGGGATGGGGCTCTTTTCCAGGCTCTTTGTGATAAGCTGCGCTGTCCTCTCCGGACAAAATTGGCTCATTCTGGTCATTGTTGCTTTTGTCATTGCCCAGTGATGTGACAAACAACTCCCTACACTGATATTTGGCTCCAGTTCCTGCATTTGCTCTCTCATCTTTTGTGGAAGAACTGGTGGCAGAACTTTTTAGTTTGGTTGCAGGGTCGCTGCTTTCCTTCTGGGTCACCTTGTCAATGGCTAATGGTGGTGAAgataatgatgatgaagagggtgTCCAAGAAGAAAGGTGAAGCTCAGCAATTTGAGAACCATAGACTTCAGGTTCATGGGATTCCTCTTTGCTGTCATCCATCCCCTCTTCCTCAGCATCTGCTTCCTCCTCTTGCTTTTTCTTTTCCACAATGTCTGCATGTGCTCCAGGGTTCTGATCGACTGCTTCCTGGGATGTGTGCCCAGGTCtatcatcctcatcaccatcagAGGGAGAAACTGTTACTTCATCACATCTGATGTCCTCAGAGTACTCAGAGATACATCTCCCTGGATTGTCTTCTCCATACTGTTCTGATGTTGATGCTTCTGGGTCCAGATGGTCTACAGTTACCAGCGGTGAAAGGGCATCCCCGATCAGAGCAACTACCTGAATCACCTGAGAAACAACTGAGTTTTCCTCTGAGTCCCAGTCCTCCAAAACATCCGAGGCACTCAACCAAAATTCCATGATTCTGTAACATTTATGTTTTAATTCTCTTGGTCATTGCTATTATGAAAATTATCTCATTGTATAGTTGTCAAGTTGATTTAGAGAGACCAGCAATTCACGGCAACAGGCTTGTAACTGTTGTATTCACATGGATGAAGTGGATTTTCTAGATCTTGAGTTAAACGAAATCGTATGATCAATGGTCTGGTGACCAACCCATGTGTTATCTAAGCACAACTAATACTCTTTTTGTGAACGACTGCATGCTTATATGAATTAAGCTCTTAAACCTGAAGTATGTGTACAACGGTTTACAGATTATCCACATTAGTGTACCTGACACTGCCAGGTAAAGCTATAGTCTTACATACAAGATATATGATGTGTATATCTGCAGCTATAAATGGGCAGTGGAAATCATACTGAATATGTAATCTGAAGTGGTATGAATAAGCAATCTTAATGTTGAGCTTTGTATGTTTtttcaataatattttttacctATTTACCATTGTTAGATAGTGAAAGCAAACAGAAGCCCATACTATTTGGGACATTTCTTTATTTTGAAAGAAAAATCTATCTGCTACCGGAAGTATTACTCTTTATACCCGGAAACACTTTCGTTGGGCGACTGGAAATACTGAATTGAACTGGAGAGCTCGAACCATAACATAACAGCACAAATTACACGTTGAATTCCAGTCTAGATTTGCCAAACAAATGCTCGGAGAGCGCAACTGGAAATCAAATTTCTCTGTTGTAGCTCCTTCCCAGCGTGCTGCTTGGTGCTTGAGACTAGAGAACGGTGTACGTGTCGTTCTTGAAAGAATATATTCATGCTGAATTCAGCCAGCTAGCTAAAAAAAAAGGTACTTCAAGTTGTTTAGTTAGCTGCTTGTAACCAACAATGTGAAACTTTGCTAGGATCATTTTAAATGCAGTTTAAATAGTATAGCTTGTCCTATCTTTGTAGGCTATTCCTGTCTTTATGTAGTTGTCAAGTGTCAAATCTTTGAGTCGGCTTGCTAGCCAGCTAACTTATGAAGCAAATCGTAGTAAGATTAAATCAGGAAACATTTTAGATGTTCTAAATTATTGTGATTTGGAGTTCTATTTAGCCtctactttctgtctctcttttataATCTCAGGCGAACACCAGCACACCATGGCACACATAACAATCAACCAGTATCTTCAACAGGTATACAGCCACACTTAATTATTTCATGGGATGGGGAAAACCGCCTTAGACATTCTAATAAACGTGTTGTTCTGTTGATTGCATGTTAGTCTTCACATTATTCAATCACGATTGTAACATATTCATAGTTTAACATAAATACCACCACCTTGCTCCTCTTTTCCAGATTTACGAGGCCATTGATAATCGTGAGGGATCCTTCTGTGCGGAGTTGTTGTCATTCAAACACCCTCATGTTGCAAACCCTCGTCTTCAGGTAACTAACAGGTGACAGCTCTGACCTCCAAGTTGGACCTTTCCCTTTCTTCGTTGCTTGTAACGGAAGTTAGGCCTTTAGAATGCATTGTGTGTTCTCATTCCACACATAGCACGCAGCTCCCAGACATTCTCTCTTGTCCTTGATGTGACGCCTCTGTTTCTGCTGCAGCTGTCCAGTCCAGAGGAGAAGTGTCAGCAGGTGCTGGAGCCTCCCTACGACGAGATGGTGGCAGCTCACCTGAGGTACGCCGACACAATGCCTTATCCGAATGCTTTGGAAATCCATTGATTTATAGGCAACATGCTCTTTTATAGGCTCTTATTGggtattttgtttgtttgtgtgtctgttctttatTTTGTCAGGTGCACTTTTGCAGTCGCTAACCATGACTTTGTTGAGGCCTACAAGCTTCAGACTCTGGTGGTGCAATATCCTTTTAATCGAGACTTaacaacgcacgcacacactcacaatcttCAGTCCCAAACTTTCCCTGCgctgtctaaccctaacccttaactTCCTACGTCATTCTTGAAAGCATTCCAGTCTCACAAAGAAGAGAACTGGTGAGACTGCTCCCCCAAAAAACCTAGACTAGCATGCTAACATGTTTAAAGATATATTTTCACAAAAGATCCCAAAAAGATAGCACAGTACAGCCTATGGAATAACAGTGCTTGTGTTGCTTCCAGGGCCCTTCCTGTAATGTTTGTAGTTGCCCTGGATCTGAGGATATTTGCCAACAATGTAAGTGACTACAATGCATTAGTCACATAACTGTCAGAAGTCTTAAGGTTCTACACCCATACCCATCCGATGGCCTAGGCCGTTGTGTTGTTGTGGTCCGGTTCACGGAGAgtttgaagctgtgtgtgtgtgtgtgtgtgtgtgtgtgtgtgtgtgtgtgtgtgtgtgtgtgtgtgtgtgtgtgtgtgtgtgtgtgtgtgtgtgtgtgtgtgtgtgtgtgtgtgtgtgtgtgtgtgtgtgtgtgtgtgtgtgtgtgtgtgtgtgtgtgtgtgtgtgtgtgtgtgtgtgtgtgtgtgtgtgtgtgtgttcaggcagaGCAGCAGCTGCTGAAGAAGGGGAAGGGCAAGGTGGGAGACATGCTGGAGAAAGCTGCCGAACTGCTCATGAGCTGCTTCAGAGTGTGTGCCAGCGACAAGTACGCAAGCGCtggctacaacacacacacacacagcattgcaTTTTAGGATAAACACACACCTAAAAGGCTGCTCACACAGCAACATATTGATgccctgacatacacacagtccAAATGTTGAGTTGTGATAGTGTCTTGTTGTGTGGTTTGTAGTCGGGCCAGCATAGATGACTCCAAGAAGTGGGGGATGTTGTTTCTCATCAATCAGCTGTTCAAGATCTACTTCAAGGTAGGATGTTGGTTCCTCCAATTTAAGCCTTGTTCCATGTGTGACTCTTTCTGTGACCTAACTAACTTGTGTTCATGTCAGgattaaaataaaaacactCAGAAAATGTAAAATCTGCCTGTAACCTGTGAATCTCAATCTATAGATCCATCCATAGTCATTGGTACCCAAAGCTGCTTTATTTTTCATGCGTTTGTGACTCATTGTCCTTGTGGATTCCCAGATCAACAAGCTGCACCTATGCAAGCCTCTTATCCGAGCTATAGACAGCTCCAACCTCAAGGATGAGTACACCATGGCCCAGAGGGTCACCTACAAATACTATGTGGGTCGCAAGGCCATGTTCGACAGCGACTACAATCCAGGCAGGGCTCCGAGTTCCACTCTTCTCAGACCACTTGTTGATCCTGATACATAGTGGACTGGTCATCTATGGGCCTTCCTCATGttgtctcttccctccctcccttcctctcttcctgtcttccccCTTCCAGCGGAGGAGTACCTGTCCTTCTCCTTCCAGCACTGCCACCGCTCCAGCCAGAAGAACAAGCGCATGATCCTCATCTACCTGCTGCCCGTCAAGATGCTGCTGGTGAGATATACCTGCTGTTTGCTCTCACATAAAGGCTGTAGGAAAAAGTTAGGGTCAGT
It encodes:
- the pcid2 gene encoding PCI domain-containing protein 2, giving the protein MAHITINQYLQQIYEAIDNREGSFCAELLSFKHPHVANPRLQLSSPEEKCQQVLEPPYDEMVAAHLRCTFAVANHDFVEAYKLQTLVVQSFLKAFQSHKEENWALPVMFVVALDLRIFANNAEQQLLKKGKGKVGDMLEKAAELLMSCFRVCASDNRASIDDSKKWGMLFLINQLFKIYFKINKLHLCKPLIRAIDSSNLKDEYTMAQRVTYKYYVGRKAMFDSDYNPAEEYLSFSFQHCHRSSQKNKRMILIYLLPVKMLLGHMPTHQLLRKYDLMQFSDVTKAVSEGNLLLLNEALAKHETFFIRCGIFLILEKLKIITYRNLFKKVYHLLKTHQLPLDAFLVALKMMRVEEVDIDEVQCMLANLICLGHIKGYISHQHQKLVVSKQNPFPSISSVS